The sequence CCACGGGTCGGCAAACACGTCAACGAAGGCACCGTGCAGAACGGCATGATcggccggtgctgctgcggctgggCCGGGCTGGGGATGATTCAGACAGTGATGGAGgtcgctgacgccgccgtccacAAGGTAGGACGAAGGATCGTCGTCTTGGTCAGATGGAGCGGCCaccggcaacggcgacgccTGTGCATCATGCAGCGCCCcagggaaagaggaggcggcgcagaggccgccgcccgcgcctcCGTTTGAGAGCGGCGTGGACGCATAAGCTTTCGCGCAGCTTCCGCTGTTCGAGAGACTCACTGACGTCGGCGTCGATGGAGCGCTGAGTGGCCAACTGTGCTCCCCCACCGAAGCGGGCGTTGCTGACGGCTgtacgtgctgctgcgtgacgGCACTGATTAAATTGCGCAcgagcgcctccagctctaGCAGCTGATTGCGCGTCAGCGGCGTGATGCGCTGCGACATGACGTGCGCGCCCGTGCCCCACAAAAAGAaatgcgcgtgcgtgcgtatgctCTTGCTACCGAGGTTACGCGTGCGTTGCCGTGCCGATGATGCCGATCGACAAGGCAACGCGCATTCGAGGTGCCGAGAGTTGACAAGGGCATAGgccaacagagagaggaggggggagagatgCGGCAACAGACAAGACCAGTGGATCATTGGCGTGCAGACAAGGCACCGTGCAGCTTCATGTCGGTGATCCTTggcatgcgcgcgcagagCGGCCCAAGGCAGAGGACAAGCTCTACGCGCCTGTTGGAGGCCCTCTACACCGACGCAGGTCTGCATCTGCTGTCTTCTCTTCACGTTCCTTTCAGCTCCCTCTCTGAATCTGAGCCACCTCACCGGAACAACCGGAGAAAGTGAGATGCGGTGCGCCCGCCCTCCCcgcgggaggggggggggctcgtCTCTCCCATTCCTTTCGCGATTTCGCTTTTGCAGAGAATGCCAGAgagcgtgcacgcgtgtgcccgtgtgcTCCTGCGCGCCCCTCCACCGTCCActgtccaccaccaccacgacacacacacaaaataCATAACACCAGCGCTTCCGCAGACACTCAACATAGCCAACAAAGAGCGCGAAGAAGGGGAAAAACGAGGAAAGGGTGCACGCGGGATAAGGAGACGTGGGCGAgagggagctgctgcacgacgcCATACGTGCACGGCATTacggcgctctctctctctcgctcacacaaacacatacacatgtatgcatatatgtGTACATACAGATGCATATATATAAATAGAGAGGACACCGAAAGGGGTGGGGTAGTGGGGGGGGCTGAAGGCGGCGAGATAAAAAGCACCATCATCCTTGTCGCTTGTCagcacccccaccctccacTACATGCAGGCGAGGCTTCGTATGCACCGGAACCCGCTTCAGAGCTGCCGAAGCCTCTTAGGTCCAGCGTCTTCTTGGCATGTGAagacggctgccgctgcaacCGGCCAGCCGAAGGAGAGGCGCCGGTATACCCGCTcaccagcggcgtcgacacCACGCGTGACAGTGGCAATGAAGCACCGTCTCCGTCGGGCCAGCCGCGGCGTCCCTCAGCGCCATCCGTCAAATCCGccgaagaggcagaggcaaCGGCAGCTGCCGTTTGCATCTGCGCCTCTCGCACTGAGGCACCACTGAcgtggctgctgcacctTGTCTGATATCTGCCGGAGAAAATGCCGTTGTTATGCAGCGATGCTGCTTGCACGGCATCTACAGCGAGTATGAGGTGCGTGAAGGCTTCCAGCACTCCTTTCCCTGATAGCGCCGACGTCATAAAGTTTCGCATGCCCATCGCGTGTGAGATGCGATCCGcttcctgctgcagcgcctcgagcGAGCCCGCAGTCGTCGACGTTGCGGCTGCGTTCGCGTCCAGCAAGTCCAGCTTAGCGCCAAcgacgacgcacacgcagttGTCGCGCGCCAGCTGTGTCACCTGCGCTGCCCAACGTGGAACGCTCAGCAGTGACTCGTGCCGTGTCACATCGTACACGATGATGGCGCCGACCGCGTTGCGGTAGAAGGCGTTGCTGATGACGCCCGCGTTGCGCTCCTGGCCGGCAGTATcccagagctgcagcacgacTGTCTCGGTGACGCCGACAGGCCCAGATGGAATTCCGACCTCCCGAGAGCAGAACTCCACCCCGATCGTGGAGGGCAGCGCCGGGTCGTACTCGTTGTAGCAGTACCGGTGCATGAGATTCGACTTGCCCACGCCTGCCTCGCCGACGATAAGCACCTTGTACGTCCGCAGAAATTCGTTGTGCCGGCCGACCGCGGATGGCATGAGCAGCGCTCCGCCAGCGTTTGCAAATGCATCACTTCCGATCGAGATGCTAAGAGGACGCGGACTGGCGACGTGGGTGCTGCTTGCCGGCGGTGCAATCGCACCTGCGTCAAAGGAGATCGACGGGCCACCCACGGACACGatcgaagaggcggcggcgtgggaTGCCGTAACCAGCGAGGAAGACGGCGCACCAATCACCGAGGCCCGGTGGGCGGTCGCTACGCTCTCCATGTCCTGCAAGTGGTCAGCATCGCGGGCGTCATCCTGCTTGTCCATCGGGTCCTGCGATGCACACGGATGGGGGCGCGTCAGCTTGCGTGCAGTGCCGTTTCTCTTTCGAGGAGAAGAAGCAAGTCTCTCCCTTGTCGATGTGAATGACTAAGAGGGGGTATTatcaccgccccctccccccccacagcgcgacacacacacacacacacacctgacGACTGTCAAGGCAACACCTCGAGCGAGAGGTAGCAAAAAATATATGAGAAGGAACCGCAGCGGGCGGCCCACGGCTGCTAGCAAGATGGCTACGATAAAGAGGCAAACACAAGAGCAAGCGATGGCCCACGACTGCAGAGACGTGACGCAGAGAGCAGCGCTCTGCCCCGCTGTGACACCAcacacgacacacacacacacacacacacacgagaaaaGGAAACACCTGACacaaacgcgcgcacactctccctccccgcaTCGTCAAGATAGCCGAGGCACGTAGGTGGGGTGGGCGGGGTTGGGTTCAggcagggaaggggggggcgctGAGGATTGGATCAAGTGAAGACCATCGAGCACGAGTGGGTGATGGTGGGGTGGAGACGTGTAAAGATACTCAATATCTGCAGACATCCAGACGTCAATGACATTTGGCCGAAAGCAGTGGAAGGACCGCAGAAAGGCGGAAaatgtgcgcgtgcgccggagaccacacacacagaaaaggaaaaggtgGCGTGTGCACCCCTTTACATCACGAGGCGGCCAAAGCGGGCGATAAGTCGAAGTGCTGAGGGAAAGGCGTATGATacgagaagaggaaggcaTTATGTGTAAGAGTGGCACCGGCGGACCATGTTGCTGCAGGGGGAGACCGACGATGATGGTGAGCATGTGCGGCCATCACGTCGATCATTTCATTGCATCCTCTGTGACCCTTGTTCCGCTACGCGTGCGAtccgcgtttttttttgtccgATGTGTCCGCTGCGTGGCGAACGAATGCGATGGCCTCCCTTACCCTCAAGTGgcagaaaaggagaggagggataGCAGCTGAGCGTCGATGCGGCCGTTGCCTTATTGCCCTTTGCTCGATTGCACCGCTGTGCCTTGgagagcggcaccggcagggTACATAGACAAGAGAAATACCGGCAGCcttacgcgcacacatacacctaATACATGCCCATACcatacacatgcacgtgtGTACATCATccacacaccggcacacacagagggagagagggagggagagcgcggcGCAAGCCAGCAAGAGAGAATCCCACGACAAGGAAGACAAGAGAACACAGACAACGgcacaacaacagcaaccaAACGTACAACAATGCGAATAGGGCCGccaggggtggtggtggcgagcgaggggaggggagagcaaaaaaggaaacgaaCACACCGGAATAATAAAACAAAGTGGAATAGCAGCCGTGCGGGGCACGCGAGGATGAGGAGCGTAACACacaagggggggggaaggggaggggagtgtgCACCGTTTGTTTATGGACGTCCTCATCGGGCGTGTAAACGCAGTCGACGATACGCCTCGTCGAACATGCAGGCCTCCGAGCAGAGCCACAAAACCGGAGAGTcggtggtggggtggtgtATGAGTTGCTGCCTGGTAAGCCGACAGCAAGAGGAAGACACGAGACCGCAAAACGAAAGGGATGAATAGGAAATAATCATGACAGACAGAGGCGGGGGAGCAGCGGTATCGTTCGCCCGCTGGAGcacttgctgctgccgtcttGCCGCTCTTCACACACAGCATCAGCGGGGCGTGCAATGAAAGATGGAAGAacaagggaggggggggggtaacacacatacacatagaCATGTAATCACAGAGAACCAAaaaatgtttttttttttcctttcagCGTGCCCGCTCTGCCATGAGCATGACAGCAAAGATTGCGGATGCACAGCCGTAGTTCGCCCTGGCCCGGCTGCACTGCGGCTACGCCAAGGCACCAGGCCAATCAGCGCTGTGGGGCGTCGTTGAGCTCATTGCCATTCCaccgcatgcagcgcaggctCAGTCCAGGATCGCGCCCGGCATCATCGCTGCAACGCAGCGAACGCAGAAACGCCGCTGGGGAAAGCATGCCCATGACCGCACGTCTCcttcggcacagcgccagtCCAGGCCTGTCCGCCGGGCACTGAGACTCCGCCAGCCGTGCCCGAGGGGTAGGCTGCAGGCTACCTGGCTTGCCCCATAGCGagtgggaagaggaggggagggcactGGGCCGCGTGATATTGCGGGgtgaggtggccggcatcatcgccacggaagagggagaaaagaCACACGCGAGAAGAGGGACATTCCCATCACGCAAAGAGGCACAGATGCCATGGTGCTTGCCGGGCGAGGATTCGACATACTGGGGATGGGAGCCGAAAAGGGCAGAGGGCGATAAGCACATCACCCACCTCTGGGACGCGCAGacaggcacgcacagccacgcACAGACGGATATACCTATGCATGCTGAAGAATGCAGAGATGAGCgcacgccctccccctcctccctcccctcaccgCCTCTGCCCGGCATTCCGCCGTTGAATcagaaggcgaagagaaaAGCTCCAAAGAGGGTCGACACAAACAGGGACATCATCGCCACGGCTCCCCTCGCACTGTTCTCGTTACTCGGGATGTCGTTGCCTACTTCGGCGGCCACGATCAGGCAGTCTTCGCGCAACCTgccctcctgcagcgccctCATGAGAGCCGCCTTCGAGTCCCGGCTGTTAGCCAtgaggcagcgacgccgcagatCTTCTTCTGACAGCGTCGTCGATGTGACACTTTTGACATCAGCGGACACgagcaccgcggcggcgacgccatcgCTGCGACGCTCGATGGCGTCGTGCTCCGCATCCGCTACTTCAATGaccggctgcggtgccgcggctaGGCTGCGCACACCTTGTTCTGGCTGTCTTAGGAGCACCGATAAACCGTGACCGCGGTGCACATGGCTGTGGCCAGCGCGCCTGCGCCCGTGCAGGCCACCTCTACTGTGACCATGAGCCGAATGCTCCCGCGACCGCCGGCTGTAATGCGGCGCCCTACGCTGCCGCGAGGCATGCGTGCCGACGCCGTGCTCGTGGCCTTCGACCTTGTCCTCGGCgacagcctcctcctcgaagcGGATCACAAGACGGAGGGAGTCGAGAGGGATGCGGGGCGGCTCCGCGCCAGCGTATGTTGCGGCCGCATTGTCAACGGCTCCGTCTGCCATTGCCTTGCGTTTCTGGGGCGACGTGGTGGCTGCTGGTGTACAGCGTTCGGTACGACAGTGGCGCTTCTTCAGGAGAGCTGCGTTCTGTGGCGCGTGAACAGTGGCGTGGCCACGATGATGGTCACCAGCCGGTGTTGAATTCAGACCCGGGTGGACGCGGGACTGTGCTCCTCGTGGCGATGACGACCCGCACTCGAGGGTTTCCTCACGGGCCTCCGTTAGCGGTGCGAAGCGCCGCGGGCGCGGGTGTGCGATCTTCTTGCCGTCTCTAGGGATCAGCTGAtcgccgtcgaggaggtACCACTTCTGCTCGTTCATCTCGCGCACCATCTGTctgcgcagcgcatgcgcgttcAATTCCTTCACATCCAACGCCGCTTTTACCGCTGCGCTCGCCAACCGTGCTGACCGAACGTGCGTGTCCTCATGCGCCGTGACAGGATGATCGTCCACCGCCTTCGCTGCGAGTGAGGCGCTGGAGCACGTCGCGGGAAGCAGGAGCGCCAGCATCAGTGCTACCTCCAGAACACGCAGCAAAACGTGaccgctgcgccggtgtCTCCTGACCCTCGCCGCACTTGATGAGGTCTTCCAAGCAGCCATCGGGCCCAGAGCTTGGAGGAAGGCACCAACCAGTCGCACTCGTCAACGTCTGGCGAAaacagaggagaaggggaagacACGTTACAGATTCGAGCGTGCAGCAAGGGAGGGGATGCAGAGCTGGcgggacacacacacacacacactccacGCATGCAGACACCCGAACTCCAGCATCAGGAGCGTGTGTGCCATGAGGGGTCGTGGTAAGACCCGAGGAGGGAGGAtagaagaagagagacagTAAAGGtacaacgagagagaagggacaGTCAAAGACGCGAGTTCTGACCGTCatcacctgcacacacactcacacacagaTATGCATACATCCGTAGCCAAGGCGGGGTACATGTCCTGGGCACCTTGAaagtcaaaaaaaaaaccgcACACTGTTGTAGGCGAAAAgagacgctgcgccgccagtgAAGTTGTCATGCGCCCACGACCGCTAGCGCGTGCTCTCGCTCTTCCGTCTTTCTTGCACGTCTTGTTCGATCTCCTTTGTTATGGAAAGGCACGACATGGTGGAGGACATCCGCCCCTCCCCGACAGCGTTAAGGGCGAGCATACCCGCATAACGAGCTCGTCAGGCGGTGATGCTGCGGACCACCCAACGCCGGTGCAGCGAtgcacaacaacaaaacatGCCCGCATTCGACGGCTCCAGAAATGGGTGCCGCCGTCCTTCACCACATCAAGGGCAGCATTCGAGGCATtcacagacacgcagacacatCGGAAACGACACAACAACATCAACAACAGAAATGCACGTCTGCATCATTCGCCAGCCCCGGTACGTCGACGTtagggaaggaggggaagaaggaggaggaagggagaggggtcgtgcgtacgcacgcacgcacacctgtCGGGGCTACTTCTCCGTCTGAGGGGCCTCCATCATCTCTAGAAAAGCTGAGGCCCCTTCCACCTTATCCCAGTCCTTTGGGTAGTACAAGTCGTAGCCATCATTGGCCGTGAAGACCGGGTTCGGGTGCCTGTCTGCGTGGAAGTCCTTCAGCAGTACACCGTCGTACTTGTCGAGCTCGCCTAACACCGTCGGCTCGTAGACCACCTCACGGATGCGCAGTATTGTagccgcgtgctgcgcgtccACCCATCGCAAGCGTCGGCGCCCTGGCGTGGAGAAGAGCGACACCACATTGCGCATACGCTTCTGTTCTTCAACGTCCGCGGTCACCCGCacgtgctccagcagcggccggcCAACGGCGGTAAAACGCGGTCCGCCGACCATGAGCACCTTCTTGAGCGCTATTCGGCTCCCAATGGgcgcgcgcagacgctgaACAGCGATGACGTCGCCGGGGCTGATCTTGTACTGGTGATTGCCGCAGTACACGATAGCAAACTTGGGCCCCTCGATGAggggctgcagcgccttggcGATCGTGGGGTTGGCAGATCGCAACATGGCCGACTTGACtagggagggaaggagcaAAGGACAACAAATCAAAtagtggggggggggcgcgcgcgcggagaCTTAGCCCAAGCGTGCGCTCCATCCACAGTGTTGACGAGGTACAGCCGCCCGGGGTGCGTGATGCGGTCGTGTGTGGGGCGCAACGGAGACAGCGCCACACGAGCCGCGTGCGTTTTGCGTCACTTATTCGGATAAAGAGAAGAAACAATCCGGCGAGGAGACAAGGTGTGGGGATGACGGAGCAGTTTCGACCTGCAGTGGTCAGATGAATGACGGGCGATATGCGCAGGCATGAAAGACACGCCACCCCTCCCGGCGCTaaagtgcgtgcgtggcgggTGGTCATGAGTGTTCGGGGCGGACGCACAGCccgagagaaaagaggaagggagggagccTTCTGGAGTGCACTTCTCCTCCACAATGCTTGGTCGGTCGACGGAGCAACACTGCTATGGAGAGAGCGAGTGCTCCCACTGGCAAAACACatcgacagagagagagagggttgAAGAGAGTTTCAAGTGTGACGGCACGCGTGCTCACTtcgtgctgcgccggcacctCGCCGTTTCCCTTCTTCCCTTGCCAGTGCCGCCTTTCTCAGGAAACATGGCGGCACGCGAAAGGGTGCGCAGGACGCCCTTAAAGCGAGGTGTAGCGCTGCCGGTACTCGTTGGGCGTCAGCCGCTTTCGCTCCGTGGTGCCTGGCGGActtgccgcgctgctgtggctgccggGGTGGGGGTCCCACAGGAGGGCAATGGGGCTTCTGTAGCCTTCCAGCAGCGTCGGGTCGCGTGCCTGCCACGCCCGCGATGGCGTTCGCAGTGGGGACCGGGATGACCACGACGCCGTGGCCATGGgcagtggaggcggaggtTGGGGCAGacgtgcggcggctgcgatCCCGTTCCCGTTGCACATTTCTTCTTGCGCCACAAGCTTCTGCAGGGTCGATACCACCTGCTGGTCCGCTGCGTGCACCTCTTCAAGCTGGTGAACGCGTTCCTCAAGGCTGGCGATGTGGCGCgccttgcgctgcagctcataGCGCAGCCCTAGCGGGTCGTCGACAGAGACGACCACCATCTCCGGTTGTGCTCGTGGCCCAGCACTCGCGGCCTGCACGGGGGCAACGGCGTCCGGCGCAGGGGGTTGACCGTGACGCTTTTCCCGGCCTCGGCTTCTTCTCTCGTTTTTTCGTTCCGACCCCACCGTAGGGGTGCCGGCAGCAGTTGGCGACGGGGACACCCGTGAGGGtgtctgctgcggctgccgcaccgcgccGATGATGCTACACGCGCCCACCATCAGCTGTGTCTTTGCTTCCATCCACTTCAATAAGCACGTCTCGCGCGCTGACAACCAGCTTCGggcgcgttgctgtgcgtgcgcctcctgAGCTgcccgcgcgcgcaggagctgcctgttggcctcctccgcggcctGCATCGCGGcaagcgtgcgtgcatgcgcctgctcctcgcgTCGAAGAGCATCGGCAATGTCTTGAGCTCGCTGCTCAGCTCGGCTTACTTGACCTTGAGCACTCACAAGCGCCGCcttgtgtgctgctgtgtcGGCGGCTCGCGCCAACTTCTCGGACTGCAACTCTTCCTCTAAGCGCCGCCGAAGCTCATCATGGGCAGACCTGCCCTCCTGTAACGTGGCTATGGTGCGCATATgtgtctctgcctctcgACGGAGAGCATCCTCAGCCTTCTCCACAGCTTCTTGCTGttgtgcacgcgctgcctccagctccactTTCAACGTTTCTATGCGGTCTCGTTGTCGGGAGTGCTCATCCGCGCCGAGCTCCGCGAGATGTAGCCTTTCCAGTACGGCCTCGAAACGccggtgcagctcctccttctccgacTGAGCCTCCTGCAGAGCGGCGGTCGTGCGCTCGTGAGTCTCCCGCTCGCGGCGCAGATCATCCAGCGCAAGATGGGCGGCCTGCTCAGCGTCCGCAAGCTTGCGAGTGACTTCTTCCAAAGCGGTCCTGTGCCCTTCGGCCCTGACTGCTTGCGCACGTTGCATGGCGTGCAGCTCGTCCTCggagcgctgcagccgctcgcTGCTTGCCCGGCGCTGTGCCTCCatcgcagcgccggcgtccgcggcggcctcctcgtaCTCGCGGCGCAAGGCGCGTTCGCGCTCATCGGCGTCCTGTTGCCACTGTTTGTGAGCAGCGCGGGCGCTGGATAGCTCTTCCTCTAGCACCAACACTCGATCCGTCAGCGCTTTTTGAGCCGACtcccgcgctgccgcttgcgTCTCGGCGATGATGCATCGGTGCCGGTGTTCCCTGCTGTCTGCCTCCGCAGTGCGTAGCTGGTCCGTCGTGGACTCGATGCGCTGTCGCAAGGCGGCGATTTGCAACTGCGCGGCCTGCGCCTcagctgcggcgtgcgccagtgcttccttctctcgctgAAGGGCCCTGTCGCGCTCACAACGCAACTGCTGCTGAGCCTCTTCACCGTCACGCATAAGGCGATCCTGTGTAGCCATATATGCGGCTGCTgagtcggctgctgctgctgctcgagcgcGGCGCTCGGCATCGAGCTCCCCCTTCAAGTGCCTCTGCAACTCTTCGCTGGCTGCCTGTGCCGCGTGCATGGCAGTGAGTGTCTGCATGTGCGACTCTAATTCTCGACGGAGGGCCTCTTCACGCTGATCCGAGTCGTGCTctttctgccgctgctgcacttgCGCTATAGCCCGCTCGTTCTCtagcgcctccagctgctcccgAAGCACACGCCGCTCACGCTCAAGGACTCTGATACCGTCCTCGGCTGCCACGCGCTGGGcgtgctcctctgccgcgtgCGCTTCGACGAcatgcagctgctccatAAGGGTGTTGATGCGTTGCTGCTCTCTCGGTGAGGCAGGTGGTAG comes from Leishmania infantum JPCM5 genome chromosome 14 and encodes:
- a CDS encoding guanine nucleotide-binding protein-like protein; the protein is MDKQDDARDADHLQDMESVATAHRASVIGAPSSSLVTASHAAASSIVSVGGPSISFDAGAIAPPASSTHVASPRPLSISIGSDAFANAGGALLMPSAVGRHNEFLRTYKVLIVGEAGVGKSNLMHRYCYNEYDPALPSTIGVEFCSREVGIPSGPVGVTETVVLQLWDTAGQERNAGVISNAFYRNAVGAIIVYDVTRHESLLSVPRWAAQVTQLARDNCVCVVVGAKLDLLDANAAATSTTAGSLEALQQEADRISHAMGMRNFMTSALSGKGVLEAFTHLILAVDAVQAASLHNNGIFSGRYQTRCSSHVSGASVREAQMQTAAAVASASSADLTDGAEGRRGWPDGDGASLPLSRVVSTPLVSGYTGASPSAGRLQRQPSSHAKKTLDLRGFGSSEAGSGAYEASPACSGGWGC